ATCATTTGCTTCACAGGGGCAGAAAAAAAGCATTCTGCTGGCTGTAAAACTGGCTGAATATATCCTGATAAAAAACCATAAAAATTTCAGACCTGTTCTGCTCCTTGACGACCTCATGGATAAACTCGATGAAAAAAGATTTCAAAACCTGCTACATTTGATTACAAATGACGATTTTGGTCAGGTCTTTATTACCGACACCAGCTATGAAAGAATGAAAAACATGTTGGATGCTGTAACTGCTGATTATTCTTTTTTTGAGGTCAATGAAGGGAATATTCAATTAAAAACTATTTTTGAAACATCATAAATCATCTGGTTTTTACGATAAAGCTGTATTTTGAACCGTTTTGAAAAATATCTCCGGCTGTTTTTGATGTGGCGTGTAAGAAACATCAAAGATAAGCCTTTTATCCTTATCCTGAGTGTGTTGATTGGTCTGCTGACCGGATTGGCTGCTGTAGTACTGAAAAACACGGTTCATTTTATTCAGGAAGTCCTTGTTAAACAATTCAGTGACCTGAATATCAATTACCTGTATCTTTTTTACCCGTTTATGGGAATTTTATTTACGACCTTGATTATCAAATACATCATAAAAAAACCATTGGGACATGGAGTTCCGGCCACACTGCTTTCCATTTCGCGTCAAAATGCAATAATGCCACTTCATTCGACCTATTCTTCCATCATTACAAGTGCTTTTACAGTTGGTTTTGGGGGAAGTGTCGGATTGGAAGGTCCGACTATCAGCACCGGAGCTTCGATTGGCTCAAACGTAGGTCGTTTACTTCGTCTCGACTTTCGCAACCGTGCTCTCCTGATGGCTTGTGCGGCTTCAGGTGCTATGGCAGCCATGTTTAAAGCTCCCATTGCGGCTGTCATCTTTTCTATTGAAGTGCTGATGCTCGACCTCACCCTTTCTTCCATGATTCCCCTTCTTCTGGCTTCTTCCGTAGCCGTTCTGACTTCTTATTTTTTCTTTGGAAGAGATGTCCTTTTGCATCCCGACATGAAAAATGCCTTCTTTTTTCATGAAGTCCCATTCTTCGTTTTACTGGGAATTCTTACGGGATTTTTCTCTGTCCATTTTACAAGGGGATTCTATATGGTCTCCGGATTTTTTAACAATATTAAAAATACTTTTACCAAAATTTTAGCCGGAGGTGTTTTTCTGGGTGTTCTGATTTTTATATTTCCCCCACTCTTTGGCGAGGGTTATGAATCCATCAACTTCCTGCTGCAGGGGAACCATGATGTTTTGCTGAAATCTTCATTATTTTTTCCATTCCGTGATAATGTATGGATGGTCATCCTGTTCCTTGGGAGCATGGTTTTCTTTAAAACATTTGCAACCGCTGCCACATTAGGAGCAGGAGGAATAGGTGGGATTTTCGCTCCTTCCCTGTTTATGGGGAGCCTGCTGGGTTATACTTCAGGCCTCATTGCCAATGAGTTATTTAACATGGATGTTTCACTCATCAGTGCAGCTCTGGTAGGCATGACAGGCACTGTTGCCGGGGTTTTACACGCCCCGCTGACCGCTATCTTTCTGATTGCTGAGGTTTCTTCGGGCTATGATCTCATCATTCCGCTGATGATGACCTCTGCCATTTCCTATTCCACCATGAGATATTTTGAAAAATATTCTATTTACACTTCTGAACTGGCAAAGCAAGGCGACCTCCTCACTCATCATAAAGATAAAACTGTCCTGACCTTGCTGAAAGTTCCCGATCTTGTCGAGAAAAACTTTTTAACAGTTAGTCCTGACGACAGCCTGAGAACTTTAGTAAAACTTATCAAGGAATCTGTCAGAAATATTTTTCCGGTCGTAAGTGAAGACGGTGATTTTCTGGGGCTTATACCATTGGATAACATCAGAAAAATTATGTTTGAGCAGGAAATGTACGACAATGTTTTTGTCAGAGACCTGATGATACAACCTGGTGAACTGGTAACCATGCAGGATAATATGGATATTGTTATGGAGAAATTTAAATCCTCCGGACACTGGAATCTTCCGGTAGTGGACAACGGTAAATATATAGGCTTCGTTTCCCGTGCAAATATCTTTAATGCTTACAGAAATATGCTTCTGCGTTTTTCAGAAGATTAAAATTTTCCTTATTTTTATCCTTAAAACTTTAACTTTGTGGGTGATTAATCCTTAAATTTTTTTAAAATGGCATCATTAAACAAAGTATTTTTAATCGGGAATCTGGGACGTGACCCCGAAATCAGAACATTCAGTGAAGGTTCAAAAAAAGCAACTTTCACTCTGGCAACCACAGAAAGATATAAAGACAAAAACGGTGACTGGAAAGATGATACGACCTGGCATAATATAGGTGCATTCGGATTTCTGGCCGACCGTGCTGAGACATATCTGAAAAAAGGCAGCCAGGTGTTCATTGAAGGTCGTATTACGACACGTACTTACACGGATTCAAACAATGTTGAAAAAAAATTTACTGAGATAATTGCCAGCAATTTCATGATTCTGGGTAAAAAGGAAAGCACTACTGAAACAAGGGAAACCCCGGATCAGGTTCCTGAAATCGATTATCCTCCTGTCGGACTTGAAGCTGCACCTGAAGACGACCTCCCTTTTTAAATTCTGCAAAATAATATATGATTCTTTCGGAGATAATCTCTGTTTATTTCAATTTGCTGCAAATTATTCAGGTTAAAAATGAAATCGACCTGAATTATTATCTGGTGGCTGCTTGTCTCCTTATTCTTTTATTATTGTCGGCTTTAGCTTCCGGCTCCGAAGCTGCCTTTTTCAGTATTTCACCTAAACAAAAACATCTGATTGAACAGTCAAAACATTACCATGATAAACTTATTTCCAAACTCATACATGAGCCGAAAAAACTGATCGGAACCATCCTCCTGTTTAACAATCTGGTCAATATTTCGATTGTGGTATTGTTTACTCTTTCCTTTAATCATTATTACAGGATAAGCAATTCACCCCTTCTGTCTTTTTTATTTGAAGTGGTTTTTATCACACTTTTACTGGTTATTTTCGGAGAGTTATTCCCGAAAATTCTGGCAACTCAAAAAAATTATTCCTTTTCAAAGTTGGTGGCAATTCCAATATCCTTCTTGTTTAAACTTTTTAGCCCGTTTACTTTTCTGATGATCTCAGGAACAAAAATAATTGATGAAAGAATCAAGCGTAAAAACATTGGTTTTTCTGCAGAAGAGCTCAGGCATGCCATTGAACTCACCGGTAATAAAGAGCAGTCTGCCGAAGAAAAAAACATACTGAAAAGGATAGTTACTTTCGGCAATGTGTCTGTCAAACAAATCATGACCCCACGTATGAATGTGGTTGCCGTTGAAAAAAACATGGACTTCCTTGAACTTTTAACGGAAATTAAAAACAATAAATTTTCAAGGGTTCCTGTGTATGATCTTAATCCGGACAATATTTCAGGCATTCTTTATATCAAGGATCTTCTTCCTTATCTTGATAAAACTGCAAAATTCAACTGGCATAAGCTGATTCGGCCTGCATATTTTGTTCCGGAAACCAAAAAAATTGACGATCTGTTACACGATTTTCAGACAAAAAAAGTTCACATGGCTGTTGTTTTTGATGAATTTGGCGGATTTTCAGGAATTGCTACCCTTGAAGACGTTTTAGAAGAAATTGTGGGTGAAATAACGGATGAGTTTGACGAAACCCAACTTCCTTTTATCAGAAAAATTGATGAAAATACTTTTCAGCTTTACGCTTCTACTTCTCTGACAGATACTGTTAAAGCGCTAAATCTGGAAGAAGATTTCTTCGATACATATTCAGCAGAGGTGGAATCTATCGGTGGACTGATTGTCGAAATTCTCGGTAACATTCCGTCCACAGGGCAAAAAGTTAGTTTTAAAAATCTTGAAATGACCATAACTGCATCTGATGAGAAAAAAATAAATGAGATTACCATAAAAATAATTCAACCGGAAGAATAATTACCCATGCCTGATTTTTCCCATCTGCTTAATGATCAAAACATCTCCCTCGTTATTTTTATTATCACCTACACCGGTATTATTTTCACCCGACTTCCGTGGATCAATGTTGACAGGCCTTCAGCAGCCTTCTTCGGTGCTGTTGCGATGGTTCTTTTCGGCATCCTCAGTATCGATGAAGCTATTCATGCTATCGATTTCAATACAATCCTGCTTCTGCTCGGCATGATGATTATTATTGCTACCCTTCAACTGGACGGTTTTTTCTCCCTGATCGCCACCAAAACCATTACCTACTCCCGGAATCAAAGACGTTTGCTTGTGTTTATCGTTTTTGTTACAGGCATTTCAAGTGCTTTTCTGGTCAATGATGCTGTTGTCCTGATTTTTACGCCTGTTATTATCATTATCTGTCAGCAATCTCAGCTCAATCCTCTTCCTTTTCTGATGGCTGAAATTCTCTCGTCCAACATCGGTTCAGCCATGACCATCACCGGTAATCCGCAAAATATGCTGATTGGTATTAATTCCGGTATTTCCTATTCCAGATTTTTATTTCAGCTACTACCTGTTTCGCTGATGGGTATGATCATGATTGTTTTTGTTGTCAGGTGGGTTTATAAAAAAGAATTTACGACTAAAAAGAAACTGATAACCAACCATGATGAATTTTCCTTTAATTACTCCTCTATGAAGTTATCGGTTCCGGTATTCCTGCTGGTGATCATTTTTTTCTTTCTCGGCAAATTATTTTCAATCAGCATTCCCCTGATTTCCCTGACCGGAGCTTCCCTGATACTGATATTTGGAAAAATAAAGCCATCAAAGGTTATTCAAAAAGTTGACTGGGTGCTGCTGCTCTTCTTTGCTT
The genomic region above belongs to Sphingobacteriales bacterium and contains:
- a CDS encoding chloride channel protein, whose amino-acid sequence is MNRFEKYLRLFLMWRVRNIKDKPFILILSVLIGLLTGLAAVVLKNTVHFIQEVLVKQFSDLNINYLYLFYPFMGILFTTLIIKYIIKKPLGHGVPATLLSISRQNAIMPLHSTYSSIITSAFTVGFGGSVGLEGPTISTGASIGSNVGRLLRLDFRNRALLMACAASGAMAAMFKAPIAAVIFSIEVLMLDLTLSSMIPLLLASSVAVLTSYFFFGRDVLLHPDMKNAFFFHEVPFFVLLGILTGFFSVHFTRGFYMVSGFFNNIKNTFTKILAGGVFLGVLIFIFPPLFGEGYESINFLLQGNHDVLLKSSLFFPFRDNVWMVILFLGSMVFFKTFATAATLGAGGIGGIFAPSLFMGSLLGYTSGLIANELFNMDVSLISAALVGMTGTVAGVLHAPLTAIFLIAEVSSGYDLIIPLMMTSAISYSTMRYFEKYSIYTSELAKQGDLLTHHKDKTVLTLLKVPDLVEKNFLTVSPDDSLRTLVKLIKESVRNIFPVVSEDGDFLGLIPLDNIRKIMFEQEMYDNVFVRDLMIQPGELVTMQDNMDIVMEKFKSSGHWNLPVVDNGKYIGFVSRANIFNAYRNMLLRFSED
- the ssb gene encoding single-stranded DNA-binding protein codes for the protein MASLNKVFLIGNLGRDPEIRTFSEGSKKATFTLATTERYKDKNGDWKDDTTWHNIGAFGFLADRAETYLKKGSQVFIEGRITTRTYTDSNNVEKKFTEIIASNFMILGKKESTTETRETPDQVPEIDYPPVGLEAAPEDDLPF
- the gldE gene encoding gliding motility-associated protein GldE, coding for MILSEIISVYFNLLQIIQVKNEIDLNYYLVAACLLILLLLSALASGSEAAFFSISPKQKHLIEQSKHYHDKLISKLIHEPKKLIGTILLFNNLVNISIVVLFTLSFNHYYRISNSPLLSFLFEVVFITLLLVIFGELFPKILATQKNYSFSKLVAIPISFLFKLFSPFTFLMISGTKIIDERIKRKNIGFSAEELRHAIELTGNKEQSAEEKNILKRIVTFGNVSVKQIMTPRMNVVAVEKNMDFLELLTEIKNNKFSRVPVYDLNPDNISGILYIKDLLPYLDKTAKFNWHKLIRPAYFVPETKKIDDLLHDFQTKKVHMAVVFDEFGGFSGIATLEDVLEEIVGEITDEFDETQLPFIRKIDENTFQLYASTSLTDTVKALNLEEDFFDTYSAEVESIGGLIVEILGNIPSTGQKVSFKNLEMTITASDEKKINEITIKIIQPEE
- a CDS encoding anion transporter, with product MPDFSHLLNDQNISLVIFIITYTGIIFTRLPWINVDRPSAAFFGAVAMVLFGILSIDEAIHAIDFNTILLLLGMMIIIATLQLDGFFSLIATKTITYSRNQRRLLVFIVFVTGISSAFLVNDAVVLIFTPVIIIICQQSQLNPLPFLMAEILSSNIGSAMTITGNPQNMLIGINSGISYSRFLFQLLPVSLMGMIMIVFVVRWVYKKEFTTKKKLITNHDEFSFNYSSMKLSVPVFLLVIIFFFLGKLFSISIPLISLTGASLILIFGKIKPSKVIQKVDWVLLLFFASLFIVVEGIEKTGITRELISSPILHEDLKSIGIIHLTSLFMSQIVSNVPYTVLMLPVMNQHQSELLWLCLASAATLAGNATLIGAMANLIVAESASSYGIKIRFNEFLKSGLLTTFLSFLISIAVFYLYLHR